In the Camelus dromedarius isolate mCamDro1 chromosome 13, mCamDro1.pat, whole genome shotgun sequence genome, one interval contains:
- the LOC116157157 gene encoding protein POLR1D: protein MEEDQELERKAIEELLKEAKRGKTRAETMGPMGWMKCPLAGTNKRFLINTIKNTLPSHKEQDHEQKEGSKELARSQNQKEASRQKHRTHPYEQGAQARGAARRSPPRKRGSPERSGKRPGKR from the exons GAAAGCAATAGAAGAACTTCTTAAAGAGGCAAAACGTGGGAAAACGAGGGCAGAAACAATGGGACCTATGGGCTG gATGAAGTGTCCTCTTGCTGGTACAAATAAAAGATTTCTAATTAACACAATTAAGAACACACTGCCCTCTCATAAGGAGCAAGACCACGAACAAAAAGAGGGCAGTAAGGAGCTCGCGAGAAGCCAGAACCAGAAGGAGGCGAGCCGGCAGAAGCACAGGACGCACCCCTACGAGCAGGGTGCGCAGGCCCGGGGCGCCGCCCGCCGCTCGCCGCCGAGGAAGCGGGGCAGCCCGGAGCGCAGCGGGAAGCGGCCCGGCAAGCGGTGA